A single region of the Pontibacter kalidii genome encodes:
- a CDS encoding DUF4142 domain-containing protein yields the protein MKILKSISASAIGLLVGLTLLLTPALGQDNPTLSDAEVAHTAVTANQIDIDYAKLAQERSNNAEVLKFAETMANDHKAVIDQAVALVTKLGVTPEDNAVSKQLLANAEETKEMLRTKSGAAFNKAYIDNEVAYHKAVIEAVEGLLIPESENAELKSLLQSIVPALQAHLEHAQMVQAELNGK from the coding sequence ATGAAAATACTAAAATCGATCAGCGCAAGTGCCATCGGGCTACTAGTTGGTTTAACCTTGTTACTTACGCCTGCTCTAGGCCAGGACAATCCGACACTATCTGATGCAGAAGTGGCTCATACTGCCGTAACTGCCAACCAGATAGATATTGACTATGCCAAGCTGGCCCAAGAGCGGTCGAACAATGCAGAGGTACTTAAATTTGCTGAAACCATGGCAAATGACCACAAAGCCGTGATCGACCAGGCCGTAGCGCTTGTTACTAAACTGGGCGTTACACCAGAAGATAATGCCGTAAGCAAGCAATTGCTAGCAAACGCTGAAGAAACAAAGGAAATGCTGCGTACCAAGTCGGGTGCTGCCTTCAACAAAGCGTATATCGATAATGAAGTAGCTTACCACAAAGCAGTGATAGAAGCTGTGGAAGGACTTCTTATTCCGGAATCAGAGAACGCAGAGTTGAAATCGTTGCTGCAAAGTATAGTTCCGGCTCTTCAGGCACACCTGGAACACGCCCAGATGGTACAGGCAGAACTCAACGGCAAATGA
- a CDS encoding glycoside hydrolase family 15 protein: MTTRLSDYALIGNARAAALVNTAGAIDWCCLPDFDSPGIFSAILDKERGGHFAISPAGKYSSAQRYLPDTNVVETIFETTEGDARLLDAFIAQTEEDKKRNLFPDHELLRVVEGISGTLDFKLEYAPKTYYGKNTPHLEDRQKLGIHFVWKEHIYTLLSTLPPEQLTVEAEAPGKATATFSISPGERILFSFSYSNQSPAILPELNTTGWARLQRTINFWKNWIGKCTYSGLYKEEVRRSALALKLLTYAPSGAIIAAPTTSLPEKPGGERNWDYRYCWLRDASFAIRALLKLGYEEEAHAYMNWILHATRLTRPKLQVAYSVFGHASLPEQSLDWLTGYADSSPVRVGNGADKQFQLDVYGEVLDAVYAYSPFMKEFDRDSRKFVIGLGKIICETWDKQDNGIWEIRSSVIHHTHSKVMAWVGLDRLIRLTEMYKWHDVPLEKFRKTAASIKDTVEQSGYNKALDSYTHELDGDTLDASLLTFSLVGYCEPSSPRMVSTTKLIQERLTENNLLYRYLNLDDGLEGKEGAFGICNFWLIENLARSGRLEEAMTLFESIIKCASPTGLLAEEIDPASNALWGNYPQGFTHIGLINAAYALNEVYQKSPAPYAYS, encoded by the coding sequence ATGACTACCAGGCTATCAGACTATGCCCTGATCGGAAACGCGCGTGCGGCTGCCCTGGTCAATACAGCAGGGGCAATAGACTGGTGCTGCCTTCCTGATTTTGATTCCCCGGGCATTTTCTCCGCTATTCTGGACAAGGAGCGCGGAGGCCACTTTGCCATTAGCCCTGCAGGTAAGTATAGTTCAGCGCAACGCTATCTGCCGGATACGAACGTGGTGGAAACAATATTTGAAACCACAGAAGGCGATGCCCGCTTGCTGGATGCCTTCATAGCCCAGACCGAAGAAGATAAAAAGCGCAACCTGTTCCCCGACCATGAACTGCTGCGCGTAGTGGAAGGCATTTCCGGAACATTAGATTTTAAGCTGGAATATGCCCCCAAAACCTACTACGGCAAAAACACGCCGCACCTGGAAGACCGGCAAAAGCTTGGCATTCATTTCGTCTGGAAAGAGCATATTTATACTTTGCTGAGCACCCTGCCGCCGGAGCAGCTAACAGTTGAGGCTGAGGCTCCCGGGAAAGCAACTGCTACCTTTAGCATAAGTCCGGGAGAGCGGATTCTGTTTTCTTTCAGCTACTCGAATCAAAGCCCAGCTATACTTCCTGAGCTTAATACCACAGGTTGGGCACGCCTGCAGCGAACTATCAACTTCTGGAAAAACTGGATCGGCAAATGCACTTACTCGGGCCTGTACAAAGAAGAAGTAAGGCGGAGCGCGCTTGCGCTTAAACTGTTAACCTATGCGCCTTCGGGTGCCATTATTGCCGCTCCCACCACCTCCCTGCCCGAGAAACCGGGCGGAGAAAGAAACTGGGATTACCGTTACTGCTGGTTGCGTGACGCGTCCTTTGCCATCCGGGCACTACTTAAACTGGGCTACGAAGAAGAAGCGCATGCCTATATGAACTGGATCCTGCATGCCACACGGCTTACGCGGCCCAAACTGCAGGTAGCATATTCCGTCTTTGGTCATGCATCTTTACCCGAGCAAAGCCTTGATTGGCTAACGGGCTACGCTGACTCCAGTCCGGTGCGAGTCGGAAACGGAGCGGATAAACAGTTCCAGCTAGACGTGTATGGAGAAGTGCTGGATGCAGTATATGCTTATTCCCCCTTCATGAAAGAATTCGACCGTGACTCAAGGAAGTTTGTTATCGGGCTGGGCAAGATCATCTGCGAGACCTGGGATAAACAGGATAATGGCATCTGGGAAATCCGCTCGTCCGTCATACACCACACGCACTCCAAGGTGATGGCCTGGGTCGGCCTGGACCGGCTCATCAGGCTTACAGAAATGTATAAATGGCACGATGTTCCGCTTGAAAAGTTCAGAAAAACCGCTGCAAGTATAAAGGATACAGTAGAGCAGTCGGGTTATAACAAAGCGTTGGATTCTTATACCCATGAGCTGGATGGCGATACACTGGATGCCAGCCTGCTGACGTTCTCTCTGGTTGGGTATTGCGAGCCCTCGTCCCCCAGAATGGTTTCTACCACAAAGCTGATCCAGGAACGCCTGACAGAGAATAACTTGCTTTACCGCTACCTAAACCTGGATGATGGACTCGAAGGAAAAGAAGGCGCGTTCGGCATCTGCAATTTTTGGCTGATCGAGAACCTGGCCAGGTCCGGAAGACTGGAAGAAGCCATGACACTCTTTGAAAGTATAATTAAATGCGCCAGCCCCACCGGGCTGTTAGCTGAAGAGATCGACCCTGCCTCGAATGCCCTCTGGGGAAATTACCCGCAAGGCTTCACCCATATCGGCCTGATCAACGCTGCCTACGCCCTTAACGAAGTTTACCAGAAATCTCCCGCACCTTATGCATATTCCTGA
- a CDS encoding RNA polymerase sigma factor yields MEAIKQIRASGEAALTDEAIVSRVLARETSLYELLMRRHNQKLYRAIRSYLKEEQEVEDAMQDTYLKAFEKLHQFRCDAQFSTWLIRIGINTALAKLRERKRIFPFSLLVDQPEDISNLITQINFMNPEHIAIQQEVKQLLEKAIDSIPEKYRIIYTLREVEGMPLSEITECLDLSESNVKVRLHRAKAMLKESLFKLSENCNVFEFGNKRCDGIVERVMKALPDSKKR; encoded by the coding sequence ATGGAAGCAATCAAACAAATAAGAGCATCCGGAGAAGCAGCGCTTACCGATGAAGCAATTGTTTCCCGGGTACTTGCCCGGGAAACCTCGTTGTATGAACTCCTGATGCGGCGGCACAACCAGAAACTCTACCGCGCCATCAGAAGCTACCTGAAGGAAGAGCAGGAAGTGGAGGATGCCATGCAGGACACGTACCTGAAGGCTTTCGAAAAGCTGCACCAGTTCCGTTGCGACGCCCAGTTCTCCACCTGGCTCATCCGGATCGGCATAAACACGGCCCTTGCAAAGCTACGGGAACGCAAAAGAATCTTTCCCTTTTCGCTTCTGGTGGACCAGCCGGAAGATATTTCGAATTTGATAACACAAATAAATTTTATGAATCCCGAGCATATCGCCATCCAGCAGGAGGTGAAGCAACTACTGGAAAAAGCCATCGACAGCATTCCCGAGAAGTACAGAATCATTTACACCCTCCGCGAAGTGGAAGGCATGCCCCTAAGCGAGATCACCGAATGCCTGGACCTGTCGGAAAGCAATGTAAAAGTAAGGCTGCACCGGGCGAAAGCGATGCTTAAAGAGAGCCTGTTTAAGCTATCTGAAAACTGCAATGTGTTTGAATTTGGCAACAAGCGATGCGATGGCATTGTGGAGCGGGTGATGAAAGCATTACCCGACAGCAAGAAACGATAA
- a CDS encoding tRNA (5-methylaminomethyl-2-thiouridylate)-methyltransferase produces METYASTTASAHNAARPAYNRLATTTTLLKYTYAIVPIVAGLDKFTHLLTDWDKYLAPVIADILPFSVSTFMSIVGIIEIIAGVLVLLRPKIGALVVSLWLVGIALNLLLSGQYFDVAVRDLVMAIGAFSLYLLLPDREEAHQEMH; encoded by the coding sequence ATGGAAACTTATGCATCAACAACAGCTAGTGCGCATAATGCTGCGCGCCCTGCGTATAACCGCCTGGCTACTACCACAACCCTGTTAAAGTATACGTATGCCATTGTTCCGATTGTGGCGGGGCTCGACAAGTTCACGCACCTGCTTACTGACTGGGACAAGTACCTGGCACCGGTGATAGCCGATATACTGCCCTTTAGTGTCAGTACTTTTATGAGTATAGTTGGTATAATTGAGATCATAGCAGGCGTACTGGTGCTGCTGAGACCGAAGATTGGGGCACTGGTGGTAAGCTTATGGTTGGTAGGTATTGCCCTTAACCTGCTGCTGTCGGGCCAGTATTTTGATGTGGCCGTTCGGGATTTGGTGATGGCCATTGGAGCGTTTTCTTTGTACCTTCTGCTTCCCGATAGGGAGGAGGCCCACCAGGAAATGCACTAG
- a CDS encoding mechanosensitive ion channel family protein — MPHEITTPYPRIGNLRFLLLLLGILIHLFAFPTPSLAQEIASDTTENLQEALEPTWPDDSLGRRTPRGTVDGFIDAVADEDYARAALYLNLDTTQQENQDGAMLARALQRMLDQRGRILPLSWLSDDPNGYQEDRIGPNLDRVGTATVEGESFDVFVEKTEGPEGGPIWLFSSQTVQRTPPLEEEVAAPITDKVLPSVLEENKWGGVPIGHWLAMLACAVVAYLIAWCITAVVTYLIRLGWRKAREEPTLGIIKAFALPIRLYLSVWILVVLGQQVGISIIVRQRFSEMTVIVGLVAVLLLLWRLVDAITNFSERRLIRRGNMAGISVALFLRRGAKIALIVLGTIAILDTLGFDVTTGLAALGIGGIALALGAQKTVENFVGSVTLIADQSIRVGDFCKVGETVGTVEQIGMRSTRIRTNERTIVTIPNGDFSSQRIENYAHRDRFLFNPVLRLRYDTTPDQIRSLLVTLRSILASQPKVAQDPRVRFTEIGNDSLNLEIFTYLLTSDINEFLQLKEELNLQMMEAVKVGGKGFALPTQALYLAGDKGNNEEKAPPKE, encoded by the coding sequence ATGCCACACGAGATAACTACACCATACCCAAGGATAGGCAACCTCCGCTTCCTGCTTCTGCTCCTGGGAATCCTGATACACCTCTTTGCCTTCCCCACGCCCTCCCTAGCACAGGAAATAGCCAGCGACACAACTGAAAATCTCCAGGAAGCGCTGGAGCCAACCTGGCCCGATGACTCGCTAGGGCGGCGCACGCCCCGGGGAACAGTGGACGGATTCATTGACGCGGTGGCAGACGAAGATTATGCAAGGGCGGCTTTATACTTAAACCTCGACACCACCCAGCAGGAAAACCAGGATGGGGCCATGCTGGCACGGGCGCTGCAACGCATGTTAGACCAGCGTGGTAGGATTCTGCCCTTGTCCTGGCTGAGTGACGACCCCAACGGCTACCAGGAAGATCGCATCGGCCCGAACCTGGACCGTGTGGGCACCGCCACTGTCGAGGGGGAATCCTTCGACGTTTTCGTTGAGAAGACGGAAGGACCAGAGGGCGGGCCCATCTGGCTTTTCTCCTCACAGACAGTTCAGCGGACCCCACCCTTGGAGGAGGAGGTCGCAGCCCCTATCACCGACAAGGTGCTGCCTTCGGTGCTGGAGGAGAATAAATGGGGAGGCGTACCGATTGGGCACTGGCTGGCCATGCTGGCCTGTGCGGTGGTGGCCTACCTGATTGCCTGGTGCATTACCGCTGTCGTCACCTACCTCATCCGCTTAGGCTGGCGAAAAGCCAGGGAAGAGCCCACCCTCGGCATTATTAAGGCATTTGCCTTACCCATACGGCTATACTTATCGGTATGGATTCTGGTGGTCTTGGGCCAGCAGGTCGGCATCTCTATTATTGTACGGCAGCGGTTCAGCGAAATGACCGTTATTGTAGGATTGGTGGCAGTGCTGCTACTGCTCTGGCGGCTCGTGGATGCCATTACTAATTTCAGTGAAAGAAGGCTCATCCGCCGCGGCAACATGGCAGGTATATCCGTTGCCCTGTTCCTGCGTCGCGGCGCCAAGATTGCGCTGATTGTGCTGGGCACCATTGCCATATTGGACACGCTGGGGTTTGATGTAACTACCGGCCTCGCCGCGCTGGGTATTGGCGGTATCGCGCTGGCCCTGGGGGCACAGAAAACAGTAGAAAACTTCGTGGGGAGCGTAACGCTCATTGCAGACCAGTCCATACGCGTGGGAGATTTCTGCAAAGTAGGTGAAACGGTGGGGACAGTAGAGCAGATAGGTATGCGTTCCACCCGCATCCGCACTAACGAGCGCACCATCGTGACCATCCCCAACGGTGACTTCTCCTCCCAAAGGATTGAGAATTACGCCCATCGGGACCGCTTCCTGTTTAACCCCGTTCTCCGGCTGCGGTATGACACCACACCCGATCAGATTCGCTCTCTCCTCGTTACGCTCCGGTCTATCCTGGCGTCGCAACCCAAGGTAGCCCAGGACCCACGCGTGCGTTTCACAGAGATAGGCAATGATTCCCTGAACCTGGAGATTTTCACCTATCTGCTAACCAGTGATATTAATGAGTTTCTACAGCTGAAGGAAGAACTGAATTTACAGATGATGGAGGCGGTGAAAGTGGGCGGAAAAGGCTTTGCCCTGCCCACGCAGGCACTCTACCTGGCTGGAGACAAGGGCAACAACGAAGAAAAAGCTCCCCCTAAGGAGTAG